Genomic window (Gammaproteobacteria bacterium):
GTGTTCAGCGAGAAGCTGTCGAGCAGCATCGGCTCCGACAACACCTATTACGAGTCCCTGACCGAGCTCAAGGCCGGAATCATCGGCAACGTGGCGCTGGTGCTGGGCTACCTGGTCAAGCACAACACGGATGTGCTCCCCGGCACCGACAAGACCGATACCCAGACCTCGATTTCGCTGGAATACAAGTTCTGAGCGGGTCCGGACGGGGGGTCCCGTTCCGGGGGCCTGACTCCGGGGCCCGGTTGTCGTTGAAAAGCGGGGGGAGGCCCATTAAAATCGCCGCCCTTGCGCCCGCGGTCGACGCGGGTCCCGACACCTTGCAGACAGGCCCATGAGAACGATTTCTGCCAAGCCGGAAGAAGTAAAACGTGGCTGGTACCTGGTGGACGCCGACGGGCGTACCCTGGGCCGGCTGGCCACCGAGCTCGCGCGGCGGCTGCGCGGCAAGCACAAGCCCATCTACACGCCCCATGTGGACACCGGCGACTACATCGTCGTGGTGAACGCCGCGAAGATCCGCGTGACCGGCCAGAAGATGAAGGACAAGACCTACTACCGCCACACGGGGTACGTGGGCAACATGAAGACCGAGAGCCTGGAGCACCTGCTGAACCGGGCCCCCGACCGCGTGCTGCGCATCGCCGTCAAGGGCATGCTGCCGAAGAACCGCCTCGGGGCCGCGATGCTGCGCAAGCTCAAGGTCTTCCCGGGCGCCGAGCACAGCCACGCCGCCCAGCAGCCCCAGCCCCTCGAAATCTGATCCTGAAGCAGGTTGAGCAATTCATGGCTACCCAGGCTTTTTATGGTACCGGCCGGCGCAAGAGTTCCACTGCGCGGGTCTTCATCCGCCCCGGCAAGGGCTCGATCACCGTCAATGACCGGTCGCTGGACGAGTTCTTCGGCCGCAAGACCGCGCGCATGATCGTGCGCCAGCCGCTGGAGCTCACCGAGCTCACCACCCGCTTCGACGTCGATGTGACGGTCAGCGGCGGCGGCATGACCGGCCAGGCCGGCGCCATCCGCCACGGCCTGACCCGGGCCCTGATGGAGTACGACGGCAGCCTGCGCGGCGCCCTGCGCCGGGCCGGCTTCGTCACCCGCGATGCCCGCGAGGTCGAGCGCAAGAAGGTCGGCGTCCGCAAGGCCCGCCGCGCCACCCAGTACTCGAAGCGCTGATCGGGGCTGGCGGGATTCGCCCCCGCCCGCGATCCGCGCCGGGTCGTTGGGGGATCGTCTAGTGGTAGGACAGCGGACTCTGACTCCGTTAACCTAGGTTCGAATCCTAGTCCCCCAGCCAGTCCAAGGCCGGAAAAAGCCCACCCCAAGCGGTGGGCTTTTTTCTATCGACGGTCGAAGCGCTTGATGCCGGCATCCTCGGCCATGAGGATCACGTCGGCCGGCCGGCTGGCGAAGATGCCCACCGTCACCACGCCGGCAATCTGGTTGAAGCGTGCTTCCAGGTCCGGAGGGTTGGTGATCGAGAGCTGGTGCACGTCGAGGATGACGTTGCCATTGTCGGTGACGAAGCCCTTGCGCAGGATCGGCTGGCCGCGGGCCCGCACCATCTGCCGCGCCACGTAGAACTGGGCCATCGGCACCACTTCCACCGGCAGCGGGAACTTGCCGAGGACCGCCACCCATTTCGAGTCGTCGATGATGCAGATGAAGCGGCGCGATGCCGCCGCCAGCACCTTCTCCCGGGTCAATGCGCCGCCGCCGCCCTTGATCAGGTGGAAGTGCTTGTTGGCCTCGTCGGCCCCGTCGATGTAGAGGTCGAGGTCGCCGGTCTCGGCCAGCTCCGCAACCTCGAAGCCCGCGGCCTTGAGGCGCTGCTCGGTCTCACGCGAACTGGCGGTGACGCTCGCCACCCGGTCACGCACCCGGGCCAGTTCTTCGATGAAGTGGTTGACCGTGGTGCCCGTGCCCACCCCGAGGCGGGTGCCGGGTTCGATGAGGTCGATGGCAGCCCTGGCTACCTGCCGCTTCTTCTGGCCCTGGTCCATGCGTGCTCCCGTCGGGTGGAGGCCTGCCTGTGTCCCGCTGCGGATGATAGCGATTTTCCCGGGGAATTCCGCAGTCGGCGTGGTGGTGCGCAAAGGACCCCGGATAGAAATGTGCCCGCCAGAGGCGGGCACATTCATCAAACACTTCCTTTTGGGAAGCCGCGGGAACCGTTGCCGGTTCCCGCGATTTGCCAGCTATTGCTAGCGCTTCTTCTTGGCCTTCTTCTTGGCCTTCTTCTTCGAAGCAGCCTTCTTCTTTGCCATGACATTGGTCTCCTGTCGGGGTAACCGCGGTTGAGTATATACAACCGAAATCAAAATTCCACTGATTACAGTGAACTGGTCCGCAGATTTTTTGTCGGCGAGCATCCGCCTTGCATCGGTCATCCGCCGATCATTGCCCGCGCATGGCACGCGGTTCAGAACAACCTGACACCGCTCTCCGTCACCACCGCGTGCATGCCGACGTCCCATGAACGGTCGGGCAACGATGCCACGCACTGGAATTCATGGGCCAGGCCGATGAGCAGCGGACGCCGCCAGCGTCCGCGCTGTCGCGTGAAGGCGAAGCTGCGATCGTAGAAGCCGCCGCCCATGCCGAGCCGCCGGCCATCCGCATCGAATGCCACCAGTGGCGTCAGCACAACGTCGAGCTGCGTGCCCCGCAGCCAGGTGGCGGGGTCCGTCGCCGGCTCGGGGATGCCGAAGCGGTTGCGCGCCATGGGCAGGCCGGGGTGCCAGGGTGCGAACACCAGCGAGCGGCCATGCACCACCGGCAGGTAGATCCGCCGGCCCCGGGCCAGCGCCGCCGCCATGAAGGAAGAGCAGTCCACCTCGCCATCGACCGCCTCGTAGCAGGCGATGCGGCGGCAGCGGGCCAGCATTGGCAGTTGCCAGAGGCTGCGGGCTATGGTGGCCGAGCGGGCGCTGACCAGCGCCGGTGGCAGCTGTGCACGGCGGCGGCGCAGGCTGGCGCGCAGCGCCTTCACTCAGCGGCACCCCGCATGCTGGCCGGGGGAGGTGGAGGGTGGCGTTCCCGCATGTGCCGTCTCGAACCGTCGCTCTCGGACCCGAGCGAAAGGTGGGACAGACCGTGGCAGAGCAGGCTTTCCGCTCGTGGCGGCAATGCACAAAGCTGCCGACAGGCCCAGGTCCCTGCAGTGCATTTAAGGGTCGAAGGCAGTCAGCTCTTCTCGAACACCGCAGGAAACGCCGGTACTGATTATACGGGCTGCGTCCGGCAAAAAATGCGACACCCGGCGCGCCTTGCAGGCGGGGCTCAGAGTTCGAGCTGCTGTCCCGGGCGCAGCGCGCCCTCGACGCGCTCGCGCATGGCGCGTACGCGCGCCTTTGCCTTGGTCTCGAGCACTTCGCCGCGTTCCCGCGAGCGCAGCAATTCGTTCGCCATGTTCAGGGCCGCCATGACCGCGATGCGCTCGAGGCCGACCACCCGGCCGCTGTCGCGGATCTCGCGCATCTTGCCGTTGAGCAGCTCCGCGGAGTCCAGCAGGGCGGCACGCTCGTCGGGGGGGCAGGACACCTGGTAGTCCTTGTCCAGGATCTTGATGTTGACCCGGGTCGCCTCGCTCATGCGCCGTGCTCCATGCCCTTGAGACGTCCGATCATGGCCTCGACCCGGGCGCGGACCTGCTCGTTCTTCTGCAGCAGGTTGGCACGTTCCGCGGTCAGGGCGTCCTGGCGCTGCCGGAGGGAGCGGTTCTCCTCCTTCAGCTGGTTGCAGGTCACGACGAGGTCATCCAGCCGCTTGCCGAGTCGCTCGAGCTCGTCGCCGAAGGACCTTTCGCTTTCTTCCGTCATCAAATGAATATAGTTCTGCCGCCGGGCGACGGTCAAATGCGTGGCGCGGTGGCCGATGCTAGGATAAGTGCCTTGCCGGACCATCGCCCGGTTATGCAAAACGAAGGATGCCGGCACGGCTGCACCCCATGGCCAGCACAGGACTGCCGAGCTATTTCCTGGTCGAGGACGCCCTGGGCGAACTGGGCGCCAGCACGGGCGTGACCGAGGCGCACGGCTGTCTCTGCGGCCTGGCCTGCGTGCTCGGCGGACGGGCGGGCGCGGCCTGGGTCGCCTCGCTGCTGGCCGGGGATGCCGCCGGCGAGGCAGGTGCCGGCACGGCGGACCTGCTCGGCGAGCTGGCCGAGGCCAGCTGCACGGCGCTGGCCGAGGGCGCCATGGCATTCATGCCGCTGCTGCCTCCCGACGAACGCCCGCTCGCCGAGCGTACCGAGGCGCTCGGCGCCTGGTGCACAGGCTTCATGGAGGGCCTCGGCGAGGCTGCCTCCAGCCCGGGGGCACGTGCCGCGCTCGCCAGCGACACGGCGCGGGAGATCATCGGCGACTTCGCCGAGATCGCCCGTGCCACCGTCAGCCAGGCCGAGACCGAGCCGGAAGGCGAGGCGGCCTACGCCGAACTGGTCGAGTTCGTGCGGGTCAGCGTCCAGCTCATGTTCGAGGAGCTGCACGATGCGCGCGACGCCGCGGGCAGCACCAGCCTGCACTGACGGCCCCGTGGTGAACGCCAGCGAGTTTGTCCGGCGCCGGCGCCAGCTGATGCGCATGATCGGCCGTGGGGGCATCGGCATCCTCCCGGCCGCACCCGCCCGGCTGCGCAACCGCGACGTGGAGTACCCCTACCGCCAGGACAGCGACTTCTACTACATCACCGGCTTCCCCGAGCCGGAGGCGATCGCGGTGCTGGCGCCGGGCCGCCCCCAGGGGGAGTACGTGCTGTTCTGCCGGGATCGCGACCCGCAGCGCGAGACCTGGGACGGCGCCCGCGCCGGGCCCGAGCAGGCGGTGTCGGAGTTCGGCGCCAGCGACGCCTTTCCCATCGGCGACGTCGACGAGATCCTGCCCGGCATCATCGAGCAGGCCGAGCGCGTGTACCACACCATGGGCGCCAACCCCGAGTTCGACGCCCGCCTGATCGGCTGGGTGACGGCACTGCGCAACCGCGGCAGCCCCGGCACGCACACGCCCGACGAGTTCGTCGCGCTCGATCACCTGCTCCACGACCTGCGCCTGTACAAGAGCCGCGCCGAACTGGGCTGCCTGCGTCGCGCGGCCGCGGTCACCATCGGCGCCCACCGCCGCGCCATGGCGGGCTGCCGGCCTGGTCTCTACGAGTACGAGATCGAGGCCGATCTCCTCCACGAGTTCCGGCGCCATGGCATGCGCCCGGCCTACCTTCCCATCGTCGGCTCGGGACCCAATGCCTGCGTCCTGCACTACTCGGCGAACCGCCGGCAGATGCAGGAGGGCGAGTTGCTGCTGGTGGATGCGGGCTGCGAGCATGATTGCTATGCCGCCGACGTCACCCGTACCTGGCCGGTCAGCGGGCGCTTCTCGCCGCCGCAGCGGGCCATCTACGAGCTGGTACTGGAGGCGCAGCGGGCCGCATTCAGGGCGATCGCCGCCGGCAACCACTGGAACGAGCCGCACGACGCCGCGGTGGCGGTCATCGCCCGCGGCCTGCGCCGCCTCGGCATCCTCGAGGGCACGCCCGCCGCCATCATCCGCAATGGCGACTATCGCCGCTTCTTCATGCATCGCACCGGCCACTGGCTCGGCATGGATGTGCACGACGTGGGGGACTACAAGGTCGGCGACCAGTGGCGGGTGCTGGAGCCCGGCATGGTGCTGACCGTGGAACCGGGGATCTACATCGCGCCCGGCACGCGTGGTGTGGCAGCGCGCTGGCAGGGCATCGGCGTGCGCATCGAGGACGACGTGCTGGTCACCGGCGACGGCATCGAGGTGCTGACCCGCGACCTGCCTGTCGAGCCCGACGAGATCGAGGCACTGGTGGGCAGCGCGTCATGAGCGCAGCCGCGGAGTTCGATGTCATCATCTCCGGTGGCGGCCTCGTCGGCGCCAGCCTGGCCTGCGCGCTGGCGTCGTTGCCGCTGCGGGTGGCGCTGGTGGAGGCGGTACCGCTCAGCAGCGCCACGCAGCCGTCCTTCGACGACCGCGCCATCGCCCTCTCGCGTACCAGCCGCGTGATCCTCGGCGGCATCGGCGCCTGGGAGGCCGTGGCCGCGGTCGCCACGTCGATCCGGCGCATCCATGTCTCCGAGCGTGGGCGCTTCGGCAGCGCCGTCATCAGCGCGGAAGAGCAGGGCGTGGACGCCCTCGGTCATGTGGTCGCCAGCCGCGACCTCGGCGCCGCGCTCTGGGGGCGGGTCGGCGCGCTGCCGGGCATCGAGGTCTTCTGTCCGGGAACGTTGCATTCACCGGTGGTGGGGCAGGCGGCCATCACCGTCGAGCTGGATGCCGGCCAGGGTGGTGGCCAGAGTGCCGGGCAACTGCGCGGCCGGCTGCTGGTCGTCGCCGACGGCGCGCGCTCCGGCCTGCGCCAGGCGCTCGGCATCGGCGCCACGGAGCGCAGCTACGGGCAGACCGCCGTGGTGGGCAATGTCGCCATCGCCGGCGTATCCGGCAGCTGCACGGCCTACGAGCGTTTCAGCGTCGAGGGGCCGCTGGCGCTGCTGCCCTTTCGCGACGGCCGCCATGTATTCGTGCTGGCGCGGCCGCCGGCAGCCGCCGAGGCGGCGCTGGCCATGGACGAGGCGGCGTTCCTGCGGCTCCTGCAGGAGTCCTTCGGGCGCCGGATCGGTGAATTCGTGCAGCTGGGCCGGCGCGCTGCCTATCCGCTGTCGCTGCTGCAGGCCCGCGAGCTCGGCGCGCCGCGTGCCGTGGTCATCGGCAATGCGGCGCAGGGCCTGCACCCGGTCGCCGGCCAGGGCTACAACCTCGGCCTGCGCGATGTCGCCACGCTGGCGGAGGTGGTGGCCGAAGCGCTGCGCACCGGCGCGGACCCGGGCGGTGCGGCGACGCTGGCGCGCCATGCGCAGCTTCGCCGGCGCGACCGGCGCAATGTCATCGCCTTCACCGACGGCCTGATCCGCCTGTTCGGCCTCGCCGCGCCGGGCATGGGTGCCGCGCGCGGTGCGGGGCTGCTGCTGTTCGACATGCTTCCGGGCGCGAAGCGCGCGCTGGCGCGCCACACCATGGGCATGGCCGGCCCGATGACACGCCTCGCCCGCGGGCTGCCATTGTGAGCGCCGTCACCGATGTCGATGTGCTGGTCATCGGCGGTGGCCACGCCGGGCTGGCATTCGCGCGGCTGCTCGCGGTGCTGGCCGGCGAGCGCCGGCCCGGACTCGTCATCGCGGTGATCGATGGCGCGCCGGCCCCGCCGGCCCGGCCCGCCGCGGAAACCGGGCTGCGGGTGGTGGCGCTGTCGCCGGCCTCGTGCAACATCCTCGGGCGTTGCGGCGCCTGGCCGCTGCTGCCGGCCGCGCGTGTCGGACCGTATCGCCGCATGGTCGTCTGGCATCACGCCGGTGCGCCCGATGGCGCGGCGTCCATCCACTTCGACGCCGCCGCGCAGGGCGTGGCGGAGCTCGGCTACATCGTCGAGAACGAGCTGCTGCGCGCCGCGCTCTGGCATGCGCCGGGCGGTGCCGTGCAGCTGCTGGCGGCCGAATCGGCTGCAGCCGTGGCCATCGACGCGGATGCCGTCAGCGTCACGCTCGCCGGCGGTGGCCGGCTGCGGGCACGGCTGGTGGTCGGCGCCGACGGGCACGCTTCGTGGCTGCGAAAGGCACTCGGCATCGCCGCGCGGCACCAGGCCTATGGCCAGCATGCCGTGGTCGCCCACCTCGCGAGCGGGCGTGCCCATGACGAGACGGCCTGGCAGTGCTTCCAGGCCGATGGCCCGGTTGCGCTGCTGCCGCTCGCCGATGGCCGGGTGTCGCTGGTGTGGTCCTGTGCGTCGTCCCGGGCGACGAGCCTGCTCGAACTCGCCGGCCCCGCGTTCGAGCGCGAGGTCACGTCGGCCGTGGGTGGCGTGCTCGGCGAGCTGCGCCTCACCACGCCGCGCGCCGCCTTCGGGCTGGCTGCCGTTCATGCCGCGCAGTACAGCGGCTTGCGCTACGCGCTGATCGGCGACGCCGCGCATCGCGTGCACCCGCTGGCCGGCCAGGGTGTCAACCTGGCCTTCCGCGATGCCGCGGTGCTGGCGCAGGTGCTGGCTGATCATCTGGCGCTGCCGCATGCCGATCCGGGTGATCCATTTGCCCTGCGGCGATTCGAGCGGGCGCGCCGCGGCGAGAATGCGGCCACGATCCGTGTCATGAGCCTGCTCAATGCCGCGTTCACCAGCACGGTACCCGGCCTGGCGCAGGCCGCCGGCAGGGGCCTTGCACTGGTCGATCGCCTCGGGCCGGTGAAGACGCGTCTTGCCTGCATGGCCATGGGCCTGGCCGGCGAGGTGCCGGACTGGGTGCGTCGCGGCCCGGTGGCCTGAGGGGCCTGAGTGGCCCGCCGTTGTGGTGGCCGCCGGCGCCATGGCGTAATATCACGCGCCGGATCACCCGTGATCGCGGTGGAGCGCCGGACCCGATCTCTCAGGTCCCAGGACAGGGGGGCGGCAGGCCTGGAGTCTGCCGCCCTTTTTCATTCGGAAACCCGCCATGTCGATGCGCACGCCGCTGCATGACCGTCATGTGGGCGCCAGGGGCCAGATGGTGCCTTTCGGTGGCTGGGACATGCCGCTGCACTACGGCTCCCAGATCGAGGAGCACCATCGCGTGCGGCGGGACGCCGGCATCTTCGACGTCTCGCACATGACCGTGGTGGACGTGTCCGGGGCGGGAGCCACCGCCTGGCTGCGCCGGCTGCTGGCCAACGACGTGGCGCGCCTCGATCCGGGCCAGGCGCTCTACAGCTGCATGCTCGACGAGGCAGGGGGCGTCATCGACGACCTCATTGCCTACCGGCGTGCCGCGGGCGCCGCCACGCCCTACCGCCTGGTCGTCAATGCCGCCACCCGCGACAAGGACCTGGCCTGGATGCGCGCGGCCGCCGCCGGCTTCGAGCTGGTCCTGCAGCCGCGTCCGGACATGGTGATGCTGGCGGTGCAGGGACCCCGGGCCTGCGAGCGCGCCGCACCGTTGCTGCCGGCAGCGTTGCGGGACGCGGCGCTGGCGCTCAAGCCCTTCCATGCCGCCGAGGCAGGCGATGCCTTCGTCGGGCGCACCGGCTACACCGGCGAAGATGGCTGGGAAGTGCTGATGCCTGTGCCTGCCGGGCTCGCTTTCTGGGATGCGGCGCTGGCCGCGGGCATCGCGCCCTGCGGCCTGGGTGCCCGCGATACGCTGCGCCTGGAAGCCGGCATGAACCTCTATGGCCAGGACATGGACGAGTCGACCTCGCCGCTGGTGTCGGGCCTCGCCTGGACCGTGGCCTGGGAACCGGCGGAGCGCGGGTTCACCGGCCGCGCCGCGCTGGAGCGCGAGCGCGCCGCGGGACCGGCACAGCGGCTCGTCGGCCTGGTGCTCGGCGAACGCGGGGTCATGCGGCGCGGCCAGCGGGTGGCCACCGACGCCGGCGATGGCCTGGTCACCAGCGGTGGTTTCTCGCCCACCATGAACTGCTCCATCGCCCTGGCGCGCGTGCCCGCCGCCGCTGCCGGGGCCTGCGAGGTCGAGATCCGCGGCGCATTGCGCCCGGCGCGGCTGGTGCGTCCGCCCTTCGTGCGGCGCGGTCGCGTGCTCGTCGCCTGACAACACCGGAACTGCTGCGGAGGCAGACAAACCATGAGCGCCGTGCCTGGGGAACTGAAGTACACCCGCGACCACGAGTGGTTGCGGCAGGAGAGCGATGGAACCGTGGTGGTGGGCATCACCGACCACGCCCAGCACCAGCTCGGCGAGCTGGTCTTCGTCGAGCTGCCCGAGGCGGGCGCCACGCTCAGCGCGGGCCAGGGCTGCGCGGTGGTGGAATCGGTGAAGGCCGCCTCCGACGTCTATGCGCCGCTTGCCGGCACCGTGGTGGCGGTCAATGGCGCGCTGGAGCAGGAGCCGGGCCTGATCAACACCAGCCCCTATGGCGACGGCTGGCTGTTCCGCCTGGCGCCCGCCGCGGCGCCGGCCGACCTGCTCGATGCCGCCGCCTACCAGCAACTCCTCGACGCCGAAGGCTGAAGCCCGGAGCCGCGCCGTGCCCTTCATTCCGCACACTGCCCGCGACGTGACCGAGATGCTGGGCGTCATCGGCGCCAGCAGCATCGATGCGCTGTTCGACGAAATCCCCGCGGGTCTGGCGGTCGCCGGCCTGCCGGCGATCGGGCCAGGCCTGTCGGAGGCCGAGGTGACGCGGCTGATGCTGGATCGCGCCAGCCGCGATGGCCGCCCGCTCTGTTTCATCGGTGCCGGCGCCTATGACCATTACATCCCCGCCGCCGTCTGGGAGATCGCTACCCGGGGCGAGTTCTACAGCGCCTACACGCCCTACCAGGCCGAGGCCAGCCAGGGCACGCTGCAGCTCATCTACGAATACCAGTCGATGATGGCCGGCCTCACCGGCCTCGAGTTCTCCAACGCCTCGATGTACGACGGTGCCACCGCCTTCGCCGAGGCCTGCCTGATGGCGGTGCGGGCCAACCGCAAGTCGCGCTCGCGGCGGGTGCTGACCACGCGCTCGCTGGCCCCGGCGTACCGCGCGGTGGCACGCGGCCTGCTGGCCGGGCAGGGGATCAAGCTGGTGGAGCTGCCGCTCGCCGCAGGGCGCACCGACACCGCTGCGCTGGCGGGCCTCGGCAACGAGGATTTCGCCGCGCTCGCCATCCAGCAGCCGGGCTTCCTCGGCACGCTGGAAGCCGTCGATGAACTCACCGACTGGGCCCATGCGCGCGGCATGCTGGTCATCGGCGTGTGCAACCCGCTGCTGCTAGCCCTGCTCGAGCCGCCGGGCAGCTGGGGCAGCACCGGTGCCGACATCGCCTGCGGCGAAGGCCAGCCACTCGGCATCCCGCTCGCCTCCGGCGGGCCGTACTTCGGCTACCTCAGCTGCCGCAGCGCGCTGGTGCGGCAGATGCCTGGGCGCATCGTCGGCCGTACCCTGGATATCGATGGCCGCCCCGGCTTCACGCTGACGCTGCAGGCGCGGGAGCAGCACATCCGGCGCTCCAAGGCCACCTCCAACATCTGCACCAACCAGGGGCTGATGGTCACCGGCGCCACGATCTACATGTCGCTGCTCGGTGCCGAGGGCCTGCGGCGCGTGGCCGCCCGGTGCCATGCCAACACGCGCAGCCTGGTGCAGGCGCTCACCGCGCTGCCCGGCGTGTCGCTGGCTTTCGGGCCGTACTGCCACGAGGCGGTGCTGCGCTTCGAGCGGCCGGTGGCGCCGCTGCTGGCCGGGCTGTCCGCAGCCGGCATCCTC
Coding sequences:
- the rpsI gene encoding 30S ribosomal protein S9 → MATQAFYGTGRRKSSTARVFIRPGKGSITVNDRSLDEFFGRKTARMIVRQPLELTELTTRFDVDVTVSGGGMTGQAGAIRHGLTRALMEYDGSLRGALRRAGFVTRDAREVERKKVGVRKARRATQYSKR
- a CDS encoding aminopeptidase P N-terminal domain-containing protein produces the protein MRATPRAAPACTDGPVVNASEFVRRRRQLMRMIGRGGIGILPAAPARLRNRDVEYPYRQDSDFYYITGFPEPEAIAVLAPGRPQGEYVLFCRDRDPQRETWDGARAGPEQAVSEFGASDAFPIGDVDEILPGIIEQAERVYHTMGANPEFDARLIGWVTALRNRGSPGTHTPDEFVALDHLLHDLRLYKSRAELGCLRRAAAVTIGAHRRAMAGCRPGLYEYEIEADLLHEFRRHGMRPAYLPIVGSGPNACVLHYSANRRQMQEGELLLVDAGCEHDCYAADVTRTWPVSGRFSPPQRAIYELVLEAQRAAFRAIAAGNHWNEPHDAAVAVIARGLRRLGILEGTPAAIIRNGDYRRFFMHRTGHWLGMDVHDVGDYKVGDQWRVLEPGMVLTVEPGIYIAPGTRGVAARWQGIGVRIEDDVLVTGDGIEVLTRDLPVEPDEIEALVGSAS
- a CDS encoding TIGR02449 family protein — encoded protein: MTEESERSFGDELERLGKRLDDLVVTCNQLKEENRSLRQRQDALTAERANLLQKNEQVRARVEAMIGRLKGMEHGA
- the gcvT gene encoding glycine cleavage system aminomethyltransferase GcvT; its protein translation is MSMRTPLHDRHVGARGQMVPFGGWDMPLHYGSQIEEHHRVRRDAGIFDVSHMTVVDVSGAGATAWLRRLLANDVARLDPGQALYSCMLDEAGGVIDDLIAYRRAAGAATPYRLVVNAATRDKDLAWMRAAAAGFELVLQPRPDMVMLAVQGPRACERAAPLLPAALRDAALALKPFHAAEAGDAFVGRTGYTGEDGWEVLMPVPAGLAFWDAALAAGIAPCGLGARDTLRLEAGMNLYGQDMDESTSPLVSGLAWTVAWEPAERGFTGRAALERERAAGPAQRLVGLVLGERGVMRRGQRVATDAGDGLVTSGGFSPTMNCSIALARVPAAAAGACEVEIRGALRPARLVRPPFVRRGRVLVA
- the rpiA gene encoding ribose-5-phosphate isomerase RpiA, which encodes MDQGQKKRQVARAAIDLIEPGTRLGVGTGTTVNHFIEELARVRDRVASVTASSRETEQRLKAAGFEVAELAETGDLDLYIDGADEANKHFHLIKGGGGALTREKVLAAASRRFICIIDDSKWVAVLGKFPLPVEVVPMAQFYVARQMVRARGQPILRKGFVTDNGNVILDVHQLSITNPPDLEARFNQIAGVVTVGIFASRPADVILMAEDAGIKRFDRR
- the gcvPA gene encoding aminomethyl-transferring glycine dehydrogenase subunit GcvPA; translated protein: MPFIPHTARDVTEMLGVIGASSIDALFDEIPAGLAVAGLPAIGPGLSEAEVTRLMLDRASRDGRPLCFIGAGAYDHYIPAAVWEIATRGEFYSAYTPYQAEASQGTLQLIYEYQSMMAGLTGLEFSNASMYDGATAFAEACLMAVRANRKSRSRRVLTTRSLAPAYRAVARGLLAGQGIKLVELPLAAGRTDTAALAGLGNEDFAALAIQQPGFLGTLEAVDELTDWAHARGMLVIGVCNPLLLALLEPPGSWGSTGADIACGEGQPLGIPLASGGPYFGYLSCRSALVRQMPGRIVGRTLDIDGRPGFTLTLQAREQHIRRSKATSNICTNQGLMVTGATIYMSLLGAEGLRRVAARCHANTRSLVQALTALPGVSLAFGPYCHEAVLRFERPVAPLLAGLSAAGILGGYDLSPDYPELGHALLVCATETRSAADIDAYAQALAGLLARPAAQGSA
- a CDS encoding cell division protein ZapA; its protein translation is MSEATRVNIKILDKDYQVSCPPDERAALLDSAELLNGKMREIRDSGRVVGLERIAVMAALNMANELLRSRERGEVLETKAKARVRAMRERVEGALRPGQQLEL
- a CDS encoding FAD-dependent monooxygenase codes for the protein MSAVTDVDVLVIGGGHAGLAFARLLAVLAGERRPGLVIAVIDGAPAPPARPAAETGLRVVALSPASCNILGRCGAWPLLPAARVGPYRRMVVWHHAGAPDGAASIHFDAAAQGVAELGYIVENELLRAALWHAPGGAVQLLAAESAAAVAIDADAVSVTLAGGGRLRARLVVGADGHASWLRKALGIAARHQAYGQHAVVAHLASGRAHDETAWQCFQADGPVALLPLADGRVSLVWSCASSRATSLLELAGPAFEREVTSAVGGVLGELRLTTPRAAFGLAAVHAAQYSGLRYALIGDAAHRVHPLAGQGVNLAFRDAAVLAQVLADHLALPHADPGDPFALRRFERARRGENAATIRVMSLLNAAFTSTVPGLAQAAGRGLALVDRLGPVKTRLACMAMGLAGEVPDWVRRGPVA
- a CDS encoding UPF0149 family protein, with protein sequence MASTGLPSYFLVEDALGELGASTGVTEAHGCLCGLACVLGGRAGAAWVASLLAGDAAGEAGAGTADLLGELAEASCTALAEGAMAFMPLLPPDERPLAERTEALGAWCTGFMEGLGEAASSPGARAALASDTAREIIGDFAEIARATVSQAETEPEGEAAYAELVEFVRVSVQLMFEELHDARDAAGSTSLH
- a CDS encoding 5-formyltetrahydrofolate cyclo-ligase encodes the protein MKALRASLRRRRAQLPPALVSARSATIARSLWQLPMLARCRRIACYEAVDGEVDCSSFMAAALARGRRIYLPVVHGRSLVFAPWHPGLPMARNRFGIPEPATDPATWLRGTQLDVVLTPLVAFDADGRRLGMGGGFYDRSFAFTRQRGRWRRPLLIGLAHEFQCVASLPDRSWDVGMHAVVTESGVRLF
- the ubiH gene encoding 2-octaprenyl-6-methoxyphenyl hydroxylase → MSAAAEFDVIISGGGLVGASLACALASLPLRVALVEAVPLSSATQPSFDDRAIALSRTSRVILGGIGAWEAVAAVATSIRRIHVSERGRFGSAVISAEEQGVDALGHVVASRDLGAALWGRVGALPGIEVFCPGTLHSPVVGQAAITVELDAGQGGGQSAGQLRGRLLVVADGARSGLRQALGIGATERSYGQTAVVGNVAIAGVSGSCTAYERFSVEGPLALLPFRDGRHVFVLARPPAAAEAALAMDEAAFLRLLQESFGRRIGEFVQLGRRAAYPLSLLQARELGAPRAVVIGNAAQGLHPVAGQGYNLGLRDVATLAEVVAEALRTGADPGGAATLARHAQLRRRDRRNVIAFTDGLIRLFGLAAPGMGAARGAGLLLFDMLPGAKRALARHTMGMAGPMTRLARGLPL
- the gcvH gene encoding glycine cleavage system protein GcvH, which produces MSAVPGELKYTRDHEWLRQESDGTVVVGITDHAQHQLGELVFVELPEAGATLSAGQGCAVVESVKAASDVYAPLAGTVVAVNGALEQEPGLINTSPYGDGWLFRLAPAAAPADLLDAAAYQQLLDAEG
- the rplM gene encoding 50S ribosomal protein L13; translated protein: MRTISAKPEEVKRGWYLVDADGRTLGRLATELARRLRGKHKPIYTPHVDTGDYIVVVNAAKIRVTGQKMKDKTYYRHTGYVGNMKTESLEHLLNRAPDRVLRIAVKGMLPKNRLGAAMLRKLKVFPGAEHSHAAQQPQPLEI